The genomic segment GCGCAGGCGGCGGTGAAACGCGCGATCGCGTCATTCCTCGGGCTTCTGGCGATGTGGACCACTGTCTCCGCAGAGCCCGACGTCGTCAAGGATGCCGCCGATCCGTCCCCGCATCAGATCGTACAGGCCGCGTTCGACCGGATGTTCAACTACCCATCCGTACGGAGCGTGACCCTCCGCATCCACCGCCACGGCGACCGTGTCACCTACCGCTCCTTCGACGTCGTCTACAAGAAGATCGATGGACGCGGCCGAACGCTCCTGCGCTTCACTGAGCCCCCCTACCTCCGAGGCAACACGCTGCTGATCATCGAGGAGGACGACGGCAGGAACGACACGTGGGTCTACCAGCGAGAGCTACGCCGTCCGCGCAGGGTCCTGGCTGGGCACAAAGGGGATTCCTTCTACGGAAGCGACCTCTCGTTCGAGGACCTGGAACACCATGACTGGCGCCGATACGAGCTTCGGCGACTTCCGGATGCCGTCGAGCAAGGCAAACGCGCGTTCGTCGTGGAGGCAACCACACCCGACGACTCCCAATACGCCAAGGTGATCGCAACCGTGGAACGGGACCGCCTAGCTCTACTGCGCCTCGATCTGTTCAAGGCCGGTTCCGGTGAGCCGATCAAGTCTCTCGAGTTCGCCGCAAACGAGATCGAAGAGGAGAATGGCATCCTGAAGCCGGACCGGATGTGGGTGCGACAACGCGGGCGAGACGCCGCCACGGAAGTGATCTTCAAGAAGATCGAGGACGACCCCCAGATCGCAGACTCCGTGTTCGCGACGATGAGGCTCGAACGCTCGGGCGAAGACCTGTACCGGCTGGTCGAGCGGCTGCGCAAAGAGGCGCCAACGCCATGATGGATGGGTACCGACGCCGGCCGCTCTACAGCGCCGACAACGAGGACACGCGATCGGAGCTGACAGCCCTCGAGATCACGGGGGATGACACGGTGGTCGCAGTTGCAGCTGGCGGCGGACGTGCCTTGAGCCTGCTAACGGCGGGTCCAAAGCGACTCGTCGCCATCGACCGCCGTCCCGAGCAGGTCTTCAATCTGGAGCTCAAAGCCGCCGCGATGGATGCGTTCGACCTGGAAGGCTTCCAGGGTTTCCTCGGGATCTCCGATGCGCCGGACCGTCTCGATCAATACCGGATGGTTCGTCAATCGCTCTCCAGAAGCGCTCGCAAGTACTGGGACAATCGCCGAGGCCTGATCGAAGCCGGCGTGTTCTTCGCGGGCCGCACGGAGACCGCCAT from the bacterium genome contains:
- a CDS encoding outer membrane lipoprotein-sorting protein, which codes for MKRAIASFLGLLAMWTTVSAEPDVVKDAADPSPHQIVQAAFDRMFNYPSVRSVTLRIHRHGDRVTYRSFDVVYKKIDGRGRTLLRFTEPPYLRGNTLLIIEEDDGRNDTWVYQRELRRPRRVLAGHKGDSFYGSDLSFEDLEHHDWRRYELRRLPDAVEQGKRAFVVEATTPDDSQYAKVIATVERDRLALLRLDLFKAGSGEPIKSLEFAANEIEEENGILKPDRMWVRQRGRDAATEVIFKKIEDDPQIADSVFATMRLERSGEDLYRLVERLRKEAPTP